CCCTCGCTACGGGTAACCCTCAGCCCCCTCACGGGGTCGTTTACAGTCTCAACCCCCACGAGTTCCTTCAGGAGCTCCACTACTCTGCTCCCAGTCAAGGCAGGGCACCTGGGGCACATGCATGATCCCCCAGGGGTGTAGGAATGCGTTTTTAAGGACTCGCGAGTTACCGCCTCTCCCCTTCAACCCGAGGCCAGGACTTGTATTCCCTCCCTGATCAACGATACCGCGAACCCGGCTAGTATGAGGCTCATGAACTTATCTATGAAGAGGGCTCCATGCCGGCCCAACACCCTGAGCAGTATGGACGCCGATGCGAGTATAGGGTATGCCAGGATTATGTTAACGGTCGTAGCCGCGAGCGCCGTCGCTAGCCCGTAGACGTACTTGATGTAGATGACCGTCGATATCGAGCCAGGCCCGGCTAGAAGAGGAGTAGCCAGGGGAAATATAGCCAGCTGCGCAGGCTCGCCCTTGGGACTACCAATATGGACCTCGAATATAGCCGCGATAGCGTAGATAGCGAGTATAACCCCGGCGGCAATCTTAAAATCAGCTATAGTAACGCCCAGAAGCCTAAACAACAAATCACCAATCAACGCAAAGGCAACAAGCATAGCAAAAGCAAAAGCCAGAGCCCTCGACAACACAACATCCCTATCCCTCTCAGGAACCCTAGACACCACAGCCTGATAATAGGGAAGAATCCCCACAGGATCCAACACAACAAACAACATGAGATACGGCGTCAAATCCAGCGAAGGCGCTAAACTCACAAACCACCACCAAAAACCAAAGACAAGAAGAATACATGGAAATAAGAAGACAGCGCCGCCCCAAGGACAACCCCCAACAACCCAAAGCCCAAGACGCCCAACACACCCAACCCAGCCGCCCGCAAGGCCAGGCCCCACCAAGGCTCCGGGCCCATACTAGGACCCCGCTCACGGGCTACAACCACTATACAACGTGCAGCCCGCCCCAGGGTGAGCACCCCCTGCGGCCTCGGGCGATTGGGAGCGGCGGGCTGAACCCCTCGGGGGCCAACGCCCCCTCAGGGCTTACACCCCCGCCCCATCAACCCCGTCTTCTACGGGAGCCCTCGCCGCCCCTAACAGGGCGGATGGCCGCCTCTTTTCGGGGAGGGGTTCCCGCTTAGATGCTTTCAGCGGTTACCCCACTGCGGCGTGGCTGCCCGGCCCTGCCCTGCCGGACAACCGGTACACTAGAGGCCGC
This DNA window, taken from Candidatus Thermodiscus eudorianus, encodes the following:
- a CDS encoding MarC family protein, which translates into the protein MSLAPSLDLTPYLMLFVVLDPVGILPYYQAVVSRVPERDRDVVLSRALAFAFAMLVAFALIGDLLFRLLGVTIADFKIAAGVILAIYAIAAIFEVHIGSPKGEPAQLAIFPLATPLLAGPGSISTVIYIKYVYGLATALAATTVNIILAYPILASASILLRVLGRHGALFIDKFMSLILAGFAVSLIREGIQVLASG